CGGTGTTCTGGGCCTGTGGTGTGACTCCGCAAGCGGCAGTGATGAAATCGGGCGTCCCTTTTGCCCTCAGCCACGCACCGGGCCACATGTTTATTACCGATGTTCCTGATGCCGCCTGGCAGGGAGCGTGAAGTGAGATTTTTAGCCGTAAACTTAAGCAGTTTTCTGGTCGAACTGGCATCGCTTGACGACACGCTGGCACTTTTCGAGGCGCTTAGCGCTATGCCAGAAAAGGGTATCGAAGAGATTATCCCTGCCGCGCGGACGTTGTTGATCCGTTATCAACCGCAACAAACCAGCATGGCGCAGCTCGCAGAAAAGATCGCCCGGCGTCCTTTGAATCAGCGCAGTGCGCGCAGTGGGCAGCAGGTAACTATCCCCGTGCACTACAACGGCGAAGATCTCCCCGCCGTCGCTGAGTTAATGGGGATCACGCTTCAGGACGTTGTCCGCCGTCATCAGGAATGTACCTGGAACGTGGCGTTTACCGGCTTTGCGCCCGGTTTTGCCTATCTGGTTTCAGACACGGGCGGATGGAAAACACCGCGCCGCAGTACGCCGCGCACCCGCATTCCCGCAGGTTCAGTCGCCCTGGCCGGAGAGTTCAGCGGTGTTTATCCGCAAGCAAGTCCTGGCGGCTGGCAGCTTATCGGCCAGACAGAATTAAAAATGTGGGACCTTGCGCGCAAGCAGCCAGCTTTGCTGTTGCCAGGCAGCCAGGTTCAGTTTGTTGATGGAAGCGTTGGCTCCAGAATCATCTCTTTGCCTGCTCATGCCGAGGCACAAACCCCACCGATAACGGAAAACGCGACGATGACCGTGCTTGCCACAGGTCTGCAAACCTTGTGGCAGGATGACGGGCGTGGCGGGAAAGCCGCACTGGGTTTATCGGAATCAGGATCGATGGACAAAAATGCGCAGCACACCGCAAATCGTATTGTGGGTAACCCGACGCACTTGCCGTGTCTGGAGATAACGCAAGGCGGTTTTCGCGCCCGGGCAAACGGTGATGTGGTCGTGAGCATTACGGGGGCGGCCTGTCCGCTCACCCTGAAAACCGCTGAAGGCACGCGCTATTGCGTAGAAAGCTATCGTCCGCTGAATTTAGCCGCAGGGGATGAAATCCACCTGGGTCAGCCCGCTCGCGGTTTACGCAGCTATCTTGCGGTGCGTAGCGGGTTTGTTGTGCAGCAAATTCTTGGGAGCGGCGCGCGCGACAGCCTGGCGCAAGTCGGCCCGGACCCGATTTGTGTCGGCGACATTTTACACACCGGCGCACATCCACATTGCAACGCTGTTTTGCTGGATGAACTCCCGGTGCCAAATCTGCCTGCCGCTGGCGAAACCGTCACTCTGGATATTGTGCTTGGCCCGCGCACTGACTGGTTTACCGCTCAGGCGTTAGAGCATTTAACGGCGCAGGACTGGAATGTGACCCCACAGTCTAACCGTATCGGATTGCGGCTGGATGGGGCGCAAAAACTGGAGCGACGCCTGCATCAGGAACTGCCGAGCGAGGGGACGTGCAGCGGATCTATCCAGGTCCCAGCCAGCGGCCAACCGGTGCTGTTCTTACATGACCACCCCTTAACGGGCGGTTATCCGGTTATCGCCGCCGTCGCTGAATATCACCTTGATTTGGCTGGGCAAATCCCGCCAGGTGCTGCCATCCGGTTCAACATTATCCAACCGTTTACCGAAATAACAGGGAGTTACACCCGTGACCACCGCGCTGCATAAAGTTCTGATCGCCAACCGTGGCGAGATTGCCGTTCGTATTATTCGTGCCTGCCGGGATTACGGTGCGCAGGCGGTGGCGGTGTACGCTGACCCGGATGCCAACGCGATGCACGTGCAAATGGCCGATGAAGCCTGGGCGCTGCCTGGCACAAGCTCCGCAGACACCTATTTAAACATTGAGGCGCTGGTGAATATTGCCAGACGCAGCGGTGCAACGATGGTGCACCCTGGTTATGGGTTCCTCTCTGAACGTGCTGAATTTGCTCGTGCGGTGCAGGCGGCGGGGCTCATCTGGATTGGCCCGCAACCGGAAACTATCGAAAAGCTCGGCGACAAAGTGCAGGCGCGTAAAATCGCTATGGAAGTGGGCGCGCCCCTGGTAAAAGGCACGCCTGATCCGGTGAGCAGCGGGAGAGAAGTGCTGGATTTTGCCGCCACTTATGGTTTGCCTGTGGCGATAAAAGCCGCCTTTGGCGGCGGTGGGCGCGGTCTGAAAGTGGCCTGGAAACTTGAAGAAGTGGAAGAGCTTTATCACTCTGCGACTCGCGAGGCACTGACCGCATTTGGGCGAGCTGAATGTTATGTCGAGCAGTATCTTGACCGCCCACGCCATATAGAAGCGCAGGTGATAGCCGATAAACACGGCAATGTGGTGGTGCTCGGTACGCGTGACTGCTCATTGCAACGTCGCAACCAGAAACTGGTGGAAGAAGCGCCCGCCCCGTTTATTACTGAAACCCTTCGCGAGCAAATCCACCAGGCTGCCCACGATATTTGTGCCCATGCGGGTTACATTGGCGCAGGCACCGTGGAGTTTTTACTGAGCCGCGACGGGACGTTGTCGTTCCTCGAAGTGAATACCCGCCTCCAGGTAGAACATCCGGTCACCGAAGAGACAACCGGGCTGGATATTGTGGTGGAACAATTGCGGATTGCGGAAGGTTTACCGTTGAGTATTCAGGCAACGCCTGCACCGCGTGGCCACTCGTTTGAGTTCCGCATTAACGCCGAAGATGCCGGAAAAGGCTATTTACCTACGCCAGGCAAGATAACGGTATTCCGTGCACCCAGCGGGCCGGGGATTCGTCTGGACAGTGGCGTTGACGAAACATCAAGCGTACCAGGCTGTTATGACTCGCTGATGGCAAAACTTATCGTCACCGGTAGCACGCGCGAACAGGCCATTGCCCGCGCACGCCGCGCCCTGCGTGAGTTTGAAATCGGCGGCGTTGCATCCGTACTGCCGTTCCATCGTGCAGTGATGGACGATGCCGATTTTACCGACGGTTTCGCCGTTCATACCCGCTGGATTGAAACTGACTTTGCCGGGCGCATTGAATTTGCCCCGCGCCAGGTACCCAAACCGGATGAAGTTTTAACTCGTACCTGGATTGAACTTGATGGTCGCCGGGTTCAGCTCGGCCTGCCTGCGAACATGTTTAGCGGCGCGGTTATCTCAGAACCTGGCAATGTGCTGACGCCTGTGGCTGAACCGGTCAATGAAGACGCCATTGAAGCGCCCATTTCTGGCGTGCTTCACAGTTGGTTGGCGCAAGAGGGCAAAGCGGTGCAGCAAGGCGAAGTGATTGCCGTCATGGAAGCCATGAAAATGGAAGTCCAGGTTGTGGCACATCGCAGCGGCACGTTGAAACATCAGGCTACGACCGGTAATACGATGGATGCCGGGAGCGTGCTTGGGGTGATTAGCCCGCTTAGCTGACGGTTCCAGGCACAAAAAAGCCCGCGTAACTTTCGTTATGCGGGCTTTCTTTTTCATGACTCTTATTCTTGTTCGCGCTCTTTGAGCGCCCGCTGACGCTCGTAAAAATCATCTTCCGCGGTAATGATTTCATCCATCAGTGAATCCATATCCACGTCATGAATCTCTTCGACGAACAGACCGGTTAGCGGTGTTTCTGGGGTTAATTTTCCATCTTCATATAACGCCCAGATTTCTTTCGCGTAACGTGTGCCCAGCAACTGCGGAGCAAACTGGCCATAGTAGGCCGTGATGTTATTCACATCACGTTTGAACATGGATTCCGCATGGTTGTTTGCGGCGGCGTCTACCGCTTGCGGCAAGTCGATAATGACCGGCCCTTGCGCATCGAGCAGCACGTTAAACTCCGATAAATCCCCATGCACAAGACCTGCACACAACATGCGCACGATATTGCGGATCATCGTATCGAAATCAGCAATGGCGCTTTCTTCGTCCAGGGTGACATCGCTAAGACGTGGCGCAACAGCACCTTCAGCGTCCGTGACCAGTTCCATCAATAACACGCCGTCAATGCACATATAAGGCTGCGGGACGCGGACTCCGGCGTTAGCAAGACGGAACAGCGCATCGACCTCGGCCATTTGCCAGGTTTCTTCCTGCTGCTTGCGTCCGAATTTTGAGCCTTTCTGCATGGCGCGGTTATTACGGGTATTACGGACTTTACGCCCTTCCTGATACTGCACCGCCTGCTTAAAGCTGCGTTGCATCGCTTCTTTGTACACTTTGGCGCACTGGATTTTGTCACCGCATAAAACGGTGTAAACGTCGGCTTCTTTGCCGCTCTTCAGTCGCTGGAGCACATCATCAACCAGGCCGTCATCGACCAGCGGTTGGAGTCTGTTTGGGATTTTCATGCGGCTCTTTATACCTTATTTCTGCCGTTTTTCGTACCAAAAACGCGGATAGCGATGCGCCCTTTGCCAAAGTGGGGATGAGGCTCACGCGAGTCCCGTGTATCTAATATATTCGATACTGCCGGGTTGTTATCACGTTTGGATTATTTCTTTCCACGACAGCTACCCTGCGTTTTTAAATTTGAGTTAAGTAACCCATTTGGTTTAATAAGTCATCAGAATAATCTGCTAACAAACTTGAACGATAATCAGCCATAAAGCAGGGAGGGCGATATACAATATTCCACATCTTGCATATTTGAAATGTATATTCTCATAGAACGTGCCGCTCAATAATTCTCATTTCCATCCTGTAGCAAAATATTTTATTAAAAATGAGATCTCGGCCTTGCAATATACCGGAGAGTTTTCTTGCTTTTTCCTCTGAATGGAAATCCTCAAAAAAGCCCTGGGCTGATTCTTTTATTTTCGTTCAAAAATAAAAGAAAGAACACGGCATCAGAGATACTGGGCTGTTAAAATATCGAGTCGCTCTTCCGACCAGACAGCAGAATGATTTGTAAGGTATAGCGATTAGCATAGAAAAGTATATAAGCCTGGACTGAAGCAAAAGATCAATAAAGCAGCAAAGGGATGAAACCTGGCTGGCGTCAGTCCTCACGGGGCTGAGGTTTGTCACCTTGCTCTGGTTGATACTGTAACTTTTTTTGTTCACTGCAAATGGAAGGCACTATGAGAGGAAAAATACCGAAGACCGAATTGCTGGTGACGTTTGAAGTGGTGGCGCGTCACGAAAGCTATACTCGAGCAGCAGAAGAGTTGGCTTTAACACAGAGTGCTGTGTTCAGACAAGTCAACGCGTTGGAGGATTTTCTGCATACTGAATTATTTGACCATGCAAAAAAACGTATTTATTTAAATGCTGCTGGTAAGC
The nucleotide sequence above comes from Buttiauxella selenatireducens. Encoded proteins:
- a CDS encoding 5-oxoprolinase subunit B/C family protein, which translates into the protein MRFLAVNLSSFLVELASLDDTLALFEALSAMPEKGIEEIIPAARTLLIRYQPQQTSMAQLAEKIARRPLNQRSARSGQQVTIPVHYNGEDLPAVAELMGITLQDVVRRHQECTWNVAFTGFAPGFAYLVSDTGGWKTPRRSTPRTRIPAGSVALAGEFSGVYPQASPGGWQLIGQTELKMWDLARKQPALLLPGSQVQFVDGSVGSRIISLPAHAEAQTPPITENATMTVLATGLQTLWQDDGRGGKAALGLSESGSMDKNAQHTANRIVGNPTHLPCLEITQGGFRARANGDVVVSITGAACPLTLKTAEGTRYCVESYRPLNLAAGDEIHLGQPARGLRSYLAVRSGFVVQQILGSGARDSLAQVGPDPICVGDILHTGAHPHCNAVLLDELPVPNLPAAGETVTLDIVLGPRTDWFTAQALEHLTAQDWNVTPQSNRIGLRLDGAQKLERRLHQELPSEGTCSGSIQVPASGQPVLFLHDHPLTGGYPVIAAVAEYHLDLAGQIPPGAAIRFNIIQPFTEITGSYTRDHRAA
- a CDS encoding acetyl/propionyl/methylcrotonyl-CoA carboxylase subunit alpha; the protein is MTTALHKVLIANRGEIAVRIIRACRDYGAQAVAVYADPDANAMHVQMADEAWALPGTSSADTYLNIEALVNIARRSGATMVHPGYGFLSERAEFARAVQAAGLIWIGPQPETIEKLGDKVQARKIAMEVGAPLVKGTPDPVSSGREVLDFAATYGLPVAIKAAFGGGGRGLKVAWKLEEVEELYHSATREALTAFGRAECYVEQYLDRPRHIEAQVIADKHGNVVVLGTRDCSLQRRNQKLVEEAPAPFITETLREQIHQAAHDICAHAGYIGAGTVEFLLSRDGTLSFLEVNTRLQVEHPVTEETTGLDIVVEQLRIAEGLPLSIQATPAPRGHSFEFRINAEDAGKGYLPTPGKITVFRAPSGPGIRLDSGVDETSSVPGCYDSLMAKLIVTGSTREQAIARARRALREFEIGGVASVLPFHRAVMDDADFTDGFAVHTRWIETDFAGRIEFAPRQVPKPDEVLTRTWIELDGRRVQLGLPANMFSGAVISEPGNVLTPVAEPVNEDAIEAPISGVLHSWLAQEGKAVQQGEVIAVMEAMKMEVQVVAHRSGTLKHQATTGNTMDAGSVLGVISPLS
- a CDS encoding PA4780 family RIO1-like protein kinase, which codes for MKIPNRLQPLVDDGLVDDVLQRLKSGKEADVYTVLCGDKIQCAKVYKEAMQRSFKQAVQYQEGRKVRNTRNNRAMQKGSKFGRKQQEETWQMAEVDALFRLANAGVRVPQPYMCIDGVLLMELVTDAEGAVAPRLSDVTLDEESAIADFDTMIRNIVRMLCAGLVHGDLSEFNVLLDAQGPVIIDLPQAVDAAANNHAESMFKRDVNNITAYYGQFAPQLLGTRYAKEIWALYEDGKLTPETPLTGLFVEEIHDVDMDSLMDEIITAEDDFYERQRALKEREQE